In one Arachis duranensis cultivar V14167 chromosome 9, aradu.V14167.gnm2.J7QH, whole genome shotgun sequence genomic region, the following are encoded:
- the LOC127741589 gene encoding uncharacterized protein LOC127741589 translates to MLPPLSSSEASASLLGFGHMHRSFGYLCDSIRSHHEGLVLFLVSVPSPQRASVSLSPSYLILHLDFSVLDSRRCHRRSRGDVYLMTHFTVVPKTGLNRVTKHRFRLLFQYKTSVISVVSLRIPYSGLCFTSIDEIDQRTKDNDFSIDFVGIITGVRKERDVASYGKLIKAVVLEVFTDGVGFLHAGGLILQNVINVSRLFINPDIPDSVEFLSRFSVANYGFSRLVTNELGCLVSKVDGHYFNGKKISNIQDLHADNGDGHYFVIGTIKEVMDEPDWWYYSCVSGHAVIEHEDLYLCDACGSCIEHVMVKYVIQVKIHHGGCAILFVLFDNAATKLFRKIYSEAFLRIEEEFPVDPNVLAVRRSYSPHMFDDVVGEEKIFKVEINSAVDRDYSECFKIVNIFSHNPEPAATDDYINGYYCKVVPLKLISSLLHKKVVFMVDARPDDASVINVFEAAAEMNEHKIYVLVDSIPEVEDALSQCGSDHEAVKNPHAF, encoded by the exons ATGTTGCCGCCCCTATCCTCATCTGAGGCTTCAGCTTCTCTCCTCGGATTTGGGCACATGCATAGAAGCTTTGGGTATCTCTGCGATTCCATTCGATCCCACCATGAGGGTCTTGTTCTATTCCTCGTGTCTGTTCCTTCTCCCCAACGTGCATCTGTCTCTCTGTCTCCATCATACCTCATTCTCCATCTCGATTTCTCCGTTTTAGATAGCAGACGTTGCCACCGCCGTTCAAGAG GGGATGTGTACTTGATGACCCATTTTACAGTTGTACCAAAGACTGGTTTGAATAGAGTGACGAAACATCGGTTCAGACTTTTATTCCAATACAAGACCTCTGTTATTTCTGTGGTATCTCTAAGGATACCTTATTCGGGTTTGTGTTTTACATCAATAGATGAAATTGACCAAAGGACAAAGGACAACGATTTTTCCATTG acTTTGTTGGGATCATTACTGGTGTTCGAAAAGAAAGAGATGTAGCATCATATGGCAAGCTGATCAAAGCAGTTGTGCTAGAAGTTTTTACTGATGG AGTAGGATTCTTGCATGCAGGTGGGTTAATCCTACAGAATGTGATAAATGTCTCTAGGTTATTCATTAATCCCGACATTCCTGACTCTGTTGAGTTTCTAAGCAG ATTTAGTGTAGCCAATTATGGATTCTCAAGACTTGTGACCAATGAGCTTGGATGCTTAGTTTCTAAAGTTGATGGTCATTATTTCAATGGCAAAAAGATCAGTAATATTCAAGATCTTCATGCAGATAACGGG gaTGGTCATTACTTTGTTATTGGGACAATTAAGGAAGTTATGGATGAACCAGATTGGTGGTATTACTCATGTGTATCTGGTCATGCCGTTATTGAGCATGAGGATCTCTACCTTTGTGATGCTTGTGGTTCATGTATTGAACATGTTATGGTCAA ATATGTGATTCAGGTAAAGATTCATCATGGTGGGTGTGCTATTTTGTTTGTTCTATTTGATAATGCGGCAACAAAACTATTTAGAAAAATCTATTCTGAAGCATTTCTCAggatagaagaagaatttccTGTTGATCCTAATGTGCTTGCA GTCCGTCGGTCATATTCTCCACATATGTTTGATGATGTTGTTGGAGAGGAGAAAATTTTCAAGGTTGAAATTAATTCTGCAGTTGATCGAGATTACTCCGAGTGCTTTAAAATTGTAAATATCTTTAGTCATAATCCGGAACCAGCTGCAACTGATGATTATATCAAT ggATATTATTGCAAAGTTGTTCCATTGAAACTCATTTCAAGTCTTTTGCACAAAAAAGTTGTATTCATGGTTGATGCTAGGCCT GATGATGCCTCTGTTATTAATGTTTTTGAGGCTGCTGCTGAGATGAATGAGCATAAG ATCTATGTTCTAGTTGATTCTATACCTGAAGTTGAAGATGCTTTAAGCCAATGTGGAAGCGATCATGAGGCTGTGAAGAATCCGCATGCTTTTTAG